The genomic stretch AAGCGTCAGGACCCGTACGCGAAGCTCTTCGAGGACCGCATCGTGTTCCTCGGCGTGCAGGTCGACGACGCGTCCGCGGACGACGTCATGGCCCAGCTGCTCGTGCTCGAGTCGATGGACCCCGACCGCGACATCGTGATGTACATCAACTCGCCCGGTGGCTCGTTCACCGCGATGACGGCGATCTACGACACGATGCAGTACATCCGTCCGCAGATCCAGACGGTCTGCCTCGGTCAGGCGGCCTCGGCCGCGTCGGTGCTCCTGGCCGGCGGCACGCCGGGCAAGCGCCTGGCGCTCCCGAACGCCCGTGTGCTCATCCACCAGCCTGCCGTCCAGCAGGGTGGTGGCCAGGCGTCCGACATCGAGATCCAGGCAGCGGAGATCCTCCGTATGCGCACCTGGCTCGAGGAGACGCTGTCGAAGCACTCGAACAAGACGCCGGCCGAGATCAACCACGACATCGAGCGCGACAAGATCATGTCCGCGCAGGAAGCCGTGGAGTACGGCCTGATCGACCAGGTCCTCACCAGCCGCAAGAACCTCCCCGCGCTCGTCAAGTAGCGCTCGGTACGACGACGGCCCCGCACCTCATCGGTGCGGGGCCGTCGTCGTTCCGGGGCTCGGGGTCGTCATCGGGGAGCGGACCCGCCACGCCCGCATGCGTCTCGCCGAGTGGTCACGAACGGTCGCTCTGGCGAGGCCAGTCCGACGATTCGTGACCGCTCGGCGGAGGTGAGCGGGGTGTCCCGACCGGTCGGGACGACGCCGGCGGACGTGTCGGCGCGCGTGCCGGTCAGTCC from Curtobacterium sp. MCLR17_032 encodes the following:
- a CDS encoding ATP-dependent Clp protease proteolytic subunit codes for the protein MHLPMLGGAQNVPAPSDRYILPSFEERTAYGYKRQDPYAKLFEDRIVFLGVQVDDASADDVMAQLLVLESMDPDRDIVMYINSPGGSFTAMTAIYDTMQYIRPQIQTVCLGQAASAASVLLAGGTPGKRLALPNARVLIHQPAVQQGGGQASDIEIQAAEILRMRTWLEETLSKHSNKTPAEINHDIERDKIMSAQEAVEYGLIDQVLTSRKNLPALVK